The window AAGACCGACCGGTCCAGCTAGCCAGCGCGCGACTCTACCTAGTGCAGCCTGTCGATCCCACATTTGCGATAAGCGGTGGGCATCAATTCCGATTCCGCATCCGTGCTACAGGGCTGGCTCTGTATCTGCCGCCATATATAGCGCATGCAGCTAGACGTACGCCTAGATGGCTAGATGCACACACATTATTATCCCCACCGTCCTTGATCGCAAGGAGATACCGCAAAGATATCTCACTTCGAAGAAGAAAGATACTTGGAAGATATTCGCTTGCTTGCTGCACCCATAGATTTGTCGGCCACATGCATCATTCTGGTCTCCTGATCGCAGCTGCTGCATATAATTGCCTGTCAGTCCTCTCGAGGACCAATGATCTGTTGCTGCCCGTGCAACTCTCTCTACTttcttctgctgctgctgctcacTCTAGTAGAATACGTGCTAATCACCCACAGGCGTGCTTGGTGGTACTAGCTTCGCCATGGATTGCCCGAGCCCTGGTGGGACTGATACGTCGACGGACCCAGACCTCGACAAGAATCAAGCGGTACCGATCACTAGCACATTCGTCAGCTCTGTTTCTTATATACTCGCTATACATGTTAGATTCCGATGTTCTGTAGTACGTAGCAGTAACTCTTAGTCCTTAGCAGCTGTGTAGTTTCCCTAATGATCTTGTTGATGAGCCTTGATGGATGAGTTTCAACGCACATGTGCAGAAACTGTTTTCGGGAAAATAAAAATGCGCAAAAACCGCTGCAATTTTTTTGTTACAGCAAACTGCTGCTACACACGATGTTTACTGAACTTGTCTGTACTGATCAACAGTTCGAACAAGGGCATGCTGCTGCTGGGCTCACACCTCCGGATTCCAGTGACAAATCAATTGGTGAACTAGGTCCAAAGGTATCGATCGATACGACAGACCAGTAAAACTCGAGTGCATTCAGCTGCTAAAGATTTCTTCTCATTCTTCGCTGACTGACAGACGCTCCGTCGCCTCGCCCAAAACCGTGAAGCTGCTAGGAGAAGCCGTCTAAGAAAAAAGGTACTGTAGCACGATCATTTGGTGCCAGGTCGGTGGACAGTATAGTGCAAGGAGGATTGTCTTGGAACCTTAATCCGCTCATCCTTCCCATGACCCTCTTCAGGCATATGTCCAACATCTCGAGAGCAGCGGCCTGAGGCTCGCTCAGCTGGAGCAGGAGCTCCAGCGTGCTCGCCAACAGGTATATTTGCTCATCTTcatccctccatttttatttacagAACTTATTCCCGTATGTATTGTTGTCCAACATGTTGGTAGTAATTTGTTTTGCTTATCTATCTATCCAGGGCTTTCTCGTTTCTACTTTGGGGGACCAGCCTGATTCAGAGAATGGAAATGGTAATAATAAACCACTGTTACTGTCCAGGGAATAGGGATTGCTTGTATTTTCTGCGTAAAAATTTAGTACCATTTCTCGGTCTCCAGCAGCTTCTTCGTTCTACGTGGAATACGCACGGTGGCTGGAGGAGCACCACAAGCAGGTAGACGAGCTCAGGGCCGCCGTCAGCGCCCACGCCGGCGACGGCGACCTCCAGTCCATCGTTGACACCATCATGGCACGCTCCGACGAGATCTTCAGGCTCAAGGGCGCCGCGGCCAAGGCCGACGCCTTCCGCGTCATTTCGGGGACGTGGATGACCCCCGTCGAGCGGTGCTTCCTCTGGCTCGGCGGCTTCCGGCCGTCGGAGCTTCTCAAGGTTCCGACCATCCATCGTTGAAGCTTGTCGACAGATTCTGCTAGTATTTTCGATCAATTTTGGGTTGAGCAAACACCAAAAAGACGCTTCCCCTTGCCTCTTTAATCTTTATGACGTGCGTCCATGATACTGCTGCAGCTACTCGCGAGCCGGCTGGAGCCCCTCACCGAGAAGCAGCTCGACAGCATCGACGTCCTGCGACGTTCCTCCCTGCAAGCCGAAGAAGCACTCTGTCGAGAGATGGAAGCGCTGCGACGGTCGGTCACGGAAGCCGTCGCGGCGGCAGGATCGTCGTCCCTGAGCTGCTCCGACGCTGATTGCACGGGCCAAATGGCGGTGGCGGTGGGAAAGCTTGGCGTCATGGAAGGCCTCCTGCGGCAGGTAAACTTTTTTGCACAGGCCATGGGTGTTCGTTCAGTTTGAACATTCGTGTGCGCTTCAGTTGCAGGGTTTCCTCAACTGTTTCCCGGTGATCGATCTGCTGTTTCGCAGGCTGATGATCTGCGGCTGCGGATTCTTGAGGAAACGCGGCGGGTACTGACCACCCGTCAGTGCGCACGGGCGGTGCTCGTGGTCACCGACTACTTCTCCCGGATGCGCGCCCTGAGTTCTCTCTGGATTGCACGTCCGACCACCGGGGTGAACTGAGTTTCGACAGTCGGACACATTATTATTCGAGAAAAGCAAAAGAGAACGTAGCAATACCAAGTACTCCATCCGTCtcataatgtaagacattttttgactaCATATAAACTGGAATTAGTGAACATATCTCTATCTTTATCTCTACTACTTAAAAAATAAGGAGTATTCATTTCCCTGCCATGGACCGCGCCTGACGTGTGGAGGCGGTTGTCACGCTGTGGCGGTGTCAGGGAGAGGCCACAAGCAGGGCGGCAGTAGGAGCACGACCGCcgtatgtgtgtgtgtgagagaggcgACGAgacagggcagaggagggaaatTAATTCAAAGATCAGGGAATCACTCCTCCCTGTTCGCACTCCTCTCCTCCCGCGAGCAGGGACGGCAGCATCACTGCGGTGATTGGTTGCAACGAAGGCGGAGGACATAAGCGGAACTGCACAACGAATTTGATGTATGTGTATGTACAATGTAGATTTCGGTTTCCTACCAATGTTTGCGCTTTTATAAGTAGTGGTGATTTATTCATCATAGCTACAAAATTAACACTAGATCTTCATTATGTGTTGCCCGCTAGCCCGCCCCGCTTGCAACCCTAACGAACATGGTAGCAGGTAATTTCGGTTACTCCCTTCATTTAAGAATATAATTGGTTTTCGTGTAAGTCAAATTTGTTTATGTTTGACCAAGATTGTAGAATAAAATATCAGAATCTACAATACAAACGAATAAAATATGAAAATGCTTTTCATGATGTATCTAATAATACAAATTTGCTAATGTAGATGTTAATATTTTTTTCTAAAAATTTGGCCAGACAAGCACATGTTTGATTTTTGCAAAAACTAATACACCTTATATCCGTGGAACGGATGGATATTAAAAAAAAAGTCTGGTTATATAACATGTGTATACCCTAAGCTAAATCAATCAGATGCCCAAGGGCCTCATTCAACACGTGTGAGAGCCTGAAGCCATTCGGAGTGGAGCGGATCAAGAAAACTCAAAAAACAAGAGGCCTCAAAAAACAATTCCATACGTTGGACCTCCATTGGTATTAGACAGACTATAGTCGGTATTCTTATGCCCTTAGTAGTTTTCAAGCTACTCCTCCATTTTACAATGTAGTGCGCCCACGCTTTCCGAAATCCAAATTTGACTGTAAATTTAACTAACAAGACCGATTGCGGCGGGGACAAAAATTATATCACTGAATTCATATTGAAAATATGAATACAGTGGTATAATTTTTGCCCTCACCGCAGTCGGCCTCgatagttaaatttatagtcaaacttaaattttgaaaaatgcgagtacactacattatggaatggagggagtacttaatTTTAGCTACACCAGCCACCCGACTTGCACGAGATATTATCAACTAACCAGACACCATTCCAGGCAGAGACTCGAGAGTTGGCTGCGTGTCGCGCTGCTTCACATCTGGCCTCAACATCAGTGGCTCTCCTGTTTTCATGCAAAAGCTAAAAGTTAACACAGGAAGGCTCAATGGATGGCTATGAACTGACTCCCATTTATATTTAAACTGTCCACAAAACAAACTTTCTTGTTCAAATTGAACACTAACCACAGTGCTCATGGTGCAAATTTGTTACCATCTATTGAATGGAATGCAATTACAAACCTAGTTGTATGTGTTTGATACTTTGATTAATAGACAATGAATAAGTATACTGGAAACAAAACAAATAATAATAACAAGATCTAAGGCAGAACCATAGAAATAGCAAGATCTGACTTTTCTGAAAAAATCGAACAATCCCGCTAAGAAGCTGGTACAAGACTCAAGATGGCAACGGGGACGAAACCCATCAGGTTTTGCCTTCTCAAACCCATCCCCACGAGAAAATCGTAAACCCGTCCCCGTGCCCATCACCATGCGCGGGGCTAGTTTTCCGCCCGTCCCCTAAACCCATCGGGTTTCGGGGAACCCACGAGAAAATCAAAATATTTAAACAAACATAGTGGCCACAAAGAATAACATTTCAGCAGCAAAACAAGCACATTTCAGCAGCATAATTTGAGCAAATTTATGGTTTCAGCAACAAAGATGATCAGATTTCAGCAACAAAGATGATCAAATTTCAGCCATACATGGTTCAACAAGATGTGATATTACATAAGTTCTAAAATAGAATTCTTGGTTCACAAATCACGAGCACAAACGAGACAAAATGGTCCAATACATAAGTTCTGAAATATAATTTATAGTTCACAAATCAATTTAAAGTTGGAGTCATCATGGCATCTTTCACATCTCCAAGCCTCCAAAAGGCCATCTTCAAATCTTCATGGCATCTTTCACATCTCCAAGCCTCCAAGCCGGATCAGTGCTTGGTAAAAAAAAATGTATTTTGCCGGGTTTCGGGTTCGGGGACTACCGAAACGGGTGCAAACCCACGAAACGTGTCGGGTTGTATAATGTGCCCAATAACAGCCCTGCGGGGAAGAAAAGACGCCCATCCCCGTCCTCTAATAGGGTAAAAACCCGCGGGGATGCGGGTTTCGGGGCCCCATTGCCATCTTGATACAAGACAGGGCGGAGAGCATGCTCAAGCTAGCGTTACTACAGGGAGGGAGAAAACAACATAATAGCATGTAGTGATGAGTGTATGGTCCTTGGGAGGTAAGGACCAGTATAACCCACAGGTCCAGTTTGACATCCAAAACGGACAGGGTAAATTCATACATAATTCAAGCACACGGTTAGTAGAGTGGAAGGCCTAATGGATGGCAATAAAACAAACTCAATTTATATCTTTAGTTGCTACTGACTGGAACGACAATATGAATTAACCGCCAATGGATCAAGTCTACTGGAAACTCAACAACTTACTTGTAATAAGGCAGAACCAGACATAGAAATAACAAGATATGATTTCATCAGAAAATTCAAACAATCTGACATAAAGGTTTGCACATGAAGAAGAGTATGTTCAAGCtagtgtaggagatatgccctagaggcaataataaatgatattatttatctccgagttcataattatgtttatgttccatgctataactgctatggttctcgagtctgcaataaccacgaggctcggaggaagactcatatgcacgtgtggaataataaacggtaaaatgtattcctagtctggcctctaagactagctcaagtgttgcatgatggttatgttttcctgatcatgggcatgtctatgtcagcaaccttgagggcacaatgttaagagaacatttgtgttgaatcgacccggattgatgttatgctatgagattcattcgtcacaagtttattggtacataacacagagatggttaacgtttgcatgattccttagaccatgagagtatcgagtttcttcatgcttgcttcatgaactttggggtttgttaaacgtcatccgtaaatgggtggctattacggcggcttacgggttcatggaaaagtgtgtcaagtaacttgatagctcaagattgggatttgctcctccgacgatggagagatatctctgggccctctcggtgttacggtatccatcatcgtctggccagacactttgtgatttgatcacggggatgccggaacacgataacgagaaaagagaacaataccggtaacgaggtaactagcatagtggacaagttgttgatccacgggaatgccaacacgtctcacctcgggtatttgtaacatatcgcgaagcaacaggaatagcacacggcaactggaggttcactcgaatatttattcgtgtgggtataggggtcaatatgggtgtccacggctccgatgttgatcattgatcggaaggggttccgggtcatgtctatacttcaccgaacctatagggtcacacgcttaagggtcatctatctgctgaatactagacagggagtctgagagaaaatcaccgaaaaagtttcggacaccgaaaagttttggacagcggaatcgtaccgcagagagaggtcatcggataagtttcgatgataccgaaaagttgtttcgggatacaccattaagtcaaattggtttcggcacatgcctgataattcttggaggatgccagaatcattctggaagctttttggaattttctgagataaaaaccggaaatgttccggagctgccggagccacttcagatgcgtttcgcagatgaaaatcactaaaaccggaattgtttcggaacgcgttgaaaatcattttagtgggtactggaaatgttcttagcccacataaatattttcagttcgatcagacgctgaaaaatgtcgtcgtgaatagtgaaaatcagctttatggttactttatggaaagccaccttttggggctttgctccaaaagatcttggggatgacatggatggataggagccatttttggggcccctcatgggggtgtggccggccacatggggtatccccccttggggaccctctagttccttggtttcactcctaggtccttgtggaaggacttcattcatgtgcattttgggttttttgtgaaactaccctacccccttgggatttcctataaatagaggtggaggggcagccctccacactcatcccttgctctcatacacatgccatgcattatctggcttcttctctccctcccacgaaaagagtttcgtagagccgtaaggctgtctgggttccggcaggaactagttctggacggcgaagccctgccggatagatgacaccgtatgtgtgcaactctgtagagagatcgtagtttcggtcttagttcgtgagtgcctcccgaagggctgtccgtgtgaccgtccgagtttcgaaggtcctcccgaagggctgtccgagtgaccgttcgagtttcgaaggtcctcccgaagggctgtccgcgacaccgtccggggggctgttcgaccgcctcccggagggctgtctgaggagcagatgagggtatacatcctcgcggttgggaggttgtaaatcctagctgcggggatctgcaccgccgatcgtcatcgactctacttcccgctgcgctacgagtcggtaacgaaaaagatcaaaccatgtatgcagtctccatagtggtcctgggctggtgcgtaggtcggaaattttttgttttctgctgcgttcccctacagtggcatcaagagccgtgctatgcgtagatgcaggtttcgatctagaatacatggagatgtatgggtattgcataatataattaggtagtagatgagatctattgctgaaaattatttatgcgggtgacagatgaaatctgttacccgaggttcttgttgcttccctagaatttgcgtttgctcaatctcgagacagcatggtggaatttgacaaagttctggcaatccatgatcctgattgatcatggaagtgctatcagttctttgggttctgccgtagtcaaaagaaagatgaaattcgcagatgaaagggcattgcagatatgatctgcacgggggtcatgcgtatgacgaagtttagtatggggctcgagatttaattatcccgtgtttcatacaccccgagatgttaatgtagcaacttgaataatcatacttgatgataaaacgttggtagctgcggtttaagtcaaaaccttagaagccacgtaaaataaaattttgcataaacctattagaggcgtctaacttggttttgcaggatgtgcatgtgatgtggtatagcagtgctcatactaattcgattatgtatgagatgactatatgatgtaatttgattaacatgacctgcgtgtcatgattcggcatgatggctggagccatatgattgcactttaatgacctgcgtgtcaaccttgttgtaatgcattattttgttagctatagagatagcaatattatctggtgcatcgacaaggtggtggcaatcttcgcgaaggtgaacaccgacgcgaatgccaaagacgaagaaatgaaatacttctccgtcagaaagggctataccatatcatgctattatgaattgcctgagatgtttatcccttatgatgcacccttcttgattgcgcggtagtcgcttttattagggtgatctctcacttaaaaatatcaagtagttagtgttctcccaagtgtagcaccgtcacggcacctatcttttcggggtgcgccatggatgcatgggtacgaacgattagagaagtgtgaggcgggtgaggtcagacctcgcagcaagatcacttggttgtcttgacgttcatggcaggatcgtcctgagctcggaacacacgcatcgaaagatgagcaagagtcacatagagatgtgatcggcaagttggcctaccgattaaaattcccgttatgagatgatgattctatggcgatgaattgaagtctggatcttgtatcactcaaaattaattgtgagagatattgatttgagtgggagcgcactgttgaattaacatgtttaattctaagtgcaattaattatgaacactgtctaagtgtttcttgcataatagttgtagaataatggctcgcatttccaccttccgtattaaaattgaatagctgttaaatatctggttaaaactttacgattggtaacgtaatatgaggattgtcctcaaaagtgccgagaaggacattgtcctatcgcatgctttccgtatcctcccgctaatgctatggatcatgtgactctcgtccttcgatccaaaagctaggaTTCTGTTAcagtcaagtggaatatgtttgcttccatgaaacccaaacttcgaaagttgggatagttatatgatattcatggaactgaaaattattttcaaatacaaacaaagcaatgtttgtttgcaagtattagtaaaagtgtttactatgcatttgactgttgggaaagggatccagaagaacgcctgtcatataatgaaaggtgaataaaacaacaacttaaagagaaaggaagtgtccaaagggtgttagtatgacttacacgcctaggaagtccggggctaatgccactcttaagttgggtgcttcttctgagagtaggagaaatactaaaagttaaactgttagaagtataaaggcaaaaggaaagaagactggaatatccagctcatgtatgaatgtcatacaagtttttgatgtatagaaggctggtcaaagatatagttcttgcgaattatggttaaacatgttaatcactaattcttgggtattgtgagttcatcacaaaattgcccgctcgattgcattctgttgcaactcgatgtaagaactactatggcctgaaagactagctagaaatgaagttaaggtatacacagggaacatagtaaatgttactataccttccatcggtgtattgccgtctgtatttattttcataattcatttagagttttacaaactctatcccattgcataaagtatcttgcaagaaggttgttcataagagaactttttatgttcgatgttatgaataacacaagggccatactttcattatgaatgagatgtatgttatgaatattgataataatacaatacctctgggtttactttcataattcattttagagtttcatacactctagcccattgcacaatgtttgttgcaaaagagttgttcataaaaacaacaattgttgttaagtattatgaataacatgaagggccatgcttccatccaagatggcatgtatgttatgaatattgatggtaatatgatacatccataacactgacgctaaatgtcgcaagactaaaagaataccacacaagtgtggcactacatttggtcacattggagaaaccgcatggaaaattccactatgatggattttgaagtcttcttgattttgaatcatctgacacttgcaactttcctccaaaaagtgaagtgactaaaataccgttcacaggccataaggaacgaacaacaaacttattagtgatcatacatttgatgtgtgtagtccgataagtgttgttagtggtggatttatttatcttcagaaatgactcaagtagatatatgggtatttacttgatgagacgtaagtctggatcttttgaaatcattcgaaaggttctcaaaaatgaagtagaagttattgtaacaagaaaattatgtttctgcaatttgattgcacaaaggaatatttgagttacatgtttagcgaatgtctgatgagttgtgaaaggggtttcataacttgcacctcccggaacaccactgcaagtggaaagtctgtggagatgtaatcaaaccatttatgacatggtaaggtgaaagatgacataaataaatttgccattatcccttttaaagtgatgctttagagactgcggtttttacactgaaaagagctacatcgggtctgttgaaatgaagccatggtatggtacgcccaaccatgttatatcttttcttaacatttggaatatggggcttgtgtaaaaggttacaaacctattccaaatcagacaagtgctactttgtaggttataccaaaatgttgggtattcctccctcactataccgaggcaaatagttttgccgcgaaacggtgtgcttttaaagagaatggttctttcaaaaaggtgagtgggagaatagtgcaactcgacgagataaacagtatctacgtcatcagatcaaaggaaagagaccttggaagtaattccataGTTTCCTAccgcgactgatacggaagtctctacaataaaatgtatgaacttcggtcgaacttgcagctgaaccacgtaggcaaggctcgtgcaaacctctcaggtgcgcaaacgagatattgttgttagacaacattatacctacgatacacaaggaagcattgatgggccctgactccggaattggctaaatgccaatacaacccgagttagtttccatataagtgattcaagattaaaaccttgatacacctttcggaagacttagagtctaaagaatatttatggaacttaaaactgatacggataaaatgttttatccataaagctcgacttgttggaataacaagttcaagagttgactacgatgaggttgttttcatcgtagcgatgcttaaagtcggttcgggttgaactagcaattaatacatatttcaatcatgagatatgaaacatggatgataaaaggatttccatctaatggaaatgaaagctaggacttgtatatgatacagtccaaagtaatttgtcgatccagaggatgctagtaggtatgcaaacttcagagttccagcaatggacagaagagagcaaaatggagttggaatcttcgggttttgatgaaatggtcaaaggggttttgacttcatcaatgggtaacgaagatgcttgtaattcaagaaagtaagtgggagcgtaataatatttctaaaaaccttatgtgcttggcacattggtaattggaaataatttcttgacacaaattaggacttcatttgaaaatagtttttcaatgaagtgcttaggctaaatagcctcaatattaggcatgatgatctatggagatagatttacctaatggggctaagcaatgaatacatattgacaagatgctaaaaccttttagcatttaaaacgccaaggagtgattcttgccaaagtcacatggaaagagtttttgcaagactcggtgtcccaaaacactgatgagtaaaatacatgatgcagattccacacacttttgtgtttggattaatcatgtattccatggtatgtaaaacaaccagatatgtccgatactcccatggtgttgcgagtatggatactaaagtgatcaaagtactgatcgtgggacaacagtgaaagatgtcattgagtactagagtaagtactgatgatatgttttcttgcaagcggagatcatgaagagttcgttgtaaaatgttacatcgatagtcttcatcttttcaccgtgcgattttcgatttaagttaagggttttgtgtaacacacattgtggtggcacagttagttggaatttgttcaaactagttactgtggcaaatTCTAttacaagggctaagtatgttgacgctttagaagcgacaaagaagatgttgaatcatatagttcattcatgaacttagtatagttccaagatggcttttgacaatgggacactactgcaggtagttgctccaaaactcagtctgaggaatccaggtttgacctgtgattcacatacatacaaagccaagtccacacaaaatatgaattttttgAAAACGTGAAAACACGAGGACATGCAatgatacacacggaactgaagtcgtcagatccgttggacatcaggctataccacaagcgaagcatatttacaccggtgtgccacaggtgtaaagtgcattagcattaactagattattgactctagtgcaagtgggagtctgtaggagatatgccctagaggcaataataaatgatattatttatctccgagttcataattatgtttatgttccatgctataactgctatggttctcgagtctgcaataaccacgaggctcggaggaagactcatatgcacgtgtggaataataaacggtaaaatgtattcctagtctggcctctaagactagctcaagtgttgcatgatggttatgttttcctgatcatgggcatgtctatgtcagcaaccttgagggcacaatgttaagaga is drawn from Aegilops tauschii subsp. strangulata cultivar AL8/78 chromosome 1, Aet v6.0, whole genome shotgun sequence and contains these coding sequences:
- the LOC109760662 gene encoding transcription factor HBP-1b(c1)-like, coding for MDCPSPGGTDTSTDPDLDKNQAFEQGHAAAGLTPPDSSDKSIGELGPKTLRRLAQNREAARRSRLRKKAYVQHLESSGLRLAQLEQELQRARQQGFLVSTLGDQPDSENGNAASSFYVEYARWLEEHHKQVDELRAAVSAHAGDGDLQSIVDTIMARSDEIFRLKGAAAKADAFRVISGTWMTPVERCFLWLGGFRPSELLKLLASRLEPLTEKQLDSIDVLRRSSLQAEEALCREMEALRRSVTEAVAAAGSSSLSCSDADCTGQMAVAVGKLGVMEGLLRQADDLRLRILEETRRVLTTRQCARAVLVVTDYFSRMRALSSLWIARPTTGVN